GATGGCTTAGAAACCATGTACACCTCAGTCTACCCCTTGCTTATTCCAATATTGGCAATGATACTCACAGTGCTTGCAGTTTCATTGCTAGGTCAAGGCATACAGCAAGCCATTAATAGCCATTATGCAAATCGAACTGCTGAGGATTAATATGACTATTCACCAACCGTTAAATAGTAACAAATCAGCACCGCTAGTTTCGGTATCAGCCCATTCAGAGTCACTATTTTCGTCGTCTCAATTACCTACCATTGAAGCTAAAAATTTACACTTAGACGTAAAATTAGTGAATGGATCAAGTTGTGTTTTACGAGACATAGATTTCAGATTATATGCTTCTAAAACTCTTGGTTTAGTTGGCGAATCAGGTGCAGGTAAGAGCATGCTTGGCAGAATTATTTCACGACAACTGCCCACTAACTTTACAGTTAGATCAGGCCAATTAATGTTTGGCGATCTTGACCTGCTACTTATGTCAGACGAAGAGCACAGACAATTACTTGGTCAACGCATCGCGTTTATTCCCCAAGAGCCAATGACCGCCCTTAACCCAGTACTCACAATAGGACAACAGTTTACAGAGCACCTTGTTAGAATTGGTATTCCCCTTGATAAATGTAACAACACTATTATCGATTCGTTCAACGACGTGATGTTGACTAACCCTCAAAGCATATTAGACAAATATAGTTTTCAATTATCTGGCGGAATGTGTCAACGAATATTAATTGCCATGGCATTTTCCAGTAAGCCAGAATTAGTAATAGCTGATGAAGCAACCACTGCACTTGATCCCACCAGTCAAGCTCAAGTGGTGCGATTACTTAAAAAGTTGCAACAAAAAGAAGGAACAGCAGTATTGTTTGTGACTCACGATATGGGGCTAGCTACCCATGTTTGTGATGATGTAGCGGTACTTTATGCCGGTGAAATAATGGAAAAAATGCAGGCAAAGGCATTATTTGACTCCCCATCACACCCTTATACTCAGGCGCTAAAAGCCGCCACGCCCGCTTTGACAGGAGAATTATTAAGACTTCAGTCTCTAGATGGTCAAATGCCAGGAGTAGAATCATTTTCTGAACTGAAAGGGTGCCGCTTTAGTAGTCGCTGTAAACTGAGCACTGCAGAATGTACCACTGCGGTGCCTAAGCTATTAAAAATAGGATCACAGCATAGTGTAAGGTGTATAAAAACAGGTCATATCGACAGCCTGTCATCTATACAATCGACTAACTCTAATCAAACTAACTTATCCATACCAGTAGGTTTAGTGACAGAGGAAACTAAGGCGGTCCATCAAACAGGTAAAGCCTTTAGCCACTCGCCTATTTTGACTGTTAATAATTTAACTAAAATTTTTCACTCTAAGACTAACCAGGAGCCAACTACCCCCGCAGTTTCAGAGGTTAATTTATCCATCGCAGCCGGTGAATTTATAGGTATAGTTGGTGGTAGTGGCAGCGGTAAGTCAACATTAGCGAAATTAATTATGGGCTTAGAGACACCAAGCAGTGGAGTCATTCAACTGAATGGTAAAAATATTGAGGCAGATAAAAAGAGTTGGAGAAAACGAATTTCTCTTATCCAAATGATATTTCAAGATGCCCGCTCTGCACTAAATCCTAATAGAAAAGTAGAGAAGTTGCTCACCCAAGCTATGGACAAGAGTCCATTTAGAAAGTCAGTCAGAAAAAAAAGAGCTTCTGAATTAGCCATAGATGTCGGACTTTCAGAACTTGCCTTACAGCGCTACCCAACACAATTGTCTGGTGGCCAACGGCAACGTGTGAATATTGGCCGTAGTTTATGTGATGTGCCACAAATACTTATAGCTGATGAAATAGTGTCTGGATTAGACGTATCTGTGCAAGCCAATATCATGAATTTACTGCTAGAGCTTAGACAAGAGCATAAATTTGCCTTACTGTTAATTTCCCATGACTTAAGCGTTGTACGCTATTTATGTGACAAAATAGTGGTTATGCATAAAGGTGTCTTTGTAGAGCATGGAGATACCCAGCAAATATTGGCAAACCCGCAACATCCTTATACCAAAGAATTAATTGCTTCAATTCCTCCAACTGACTGGACTAAAACCTGGCCGAGTGTTGGCGCAGATTCAGCTTAAGACTTTTACTGAATTGTTAACTTAACGACTCAAACTTAACCCAAAAAAATGTGGAAAATAGCCGGCTGCTATTTTCCACATTAATTTAACTGTCACTATTTATAATTATGAGGTAGTTAAGGCGTCGCTTTGCTGACGTCTATAGTCTCTTGGGGTAATGTCATATTCACTGCGAAATACGCGACTAAAATGCCCAGCATCATTAAAACCCCAGCGGAAACAAATATCAGACACAGATAAATGCCTATACTCTGGATGGCCAAGTTCGCATCGGCATCTATCTAAGCGTCTTATGCGTACAAAATTAACAAAACTAATGCCACGAGATTCAAACAATTTTTGAATGTACCTATGAGACACTTTGTGTTTCTCAGCTACCATATTAAGCGCTAAATGTGGGTCAGCAAGGTTGGTATCTATAAATTGGCATATCTGTTTAAAATGTTGGATTTTTGCTGTGCTACCAAAATCTAATACACCACTTTGATGAATAAGATTACTCACTAAAAATTCAGATAATGCAATCTCAATAGGCCGTAACATCTCTGTTTCAAGATCATCAATATTTTCACTTAAAGAGCTCAACATACTTGCAAATACTTTGTTAACGCCAGAGTCACAAGGTAAATATCCGACATCAATTAAATTTAAATTTAATAAACGAGTATGAATGAGTGTTTTTGGCACTTTCATATATAAGATTTTAAAATCTGAATTAACAGACAAAGTCATATCTAAACCAGTTGGGGCGTAAATAATAGAATTTATCTGCGCTGGATATTCTTCTCCTTTGTATTTTAAAGAGAAATCCCCTTCAAGTAACAAAGCAAGCCAAAAAGAATAAGGTTGGCTATTGGATTTACCCGAAATTTCCATCGGTGTGCCAGATAAAATTGAAAACTCAACACCTTGGGGGGTATTAATACTGCTGACATCACCATGAAATTGGCCGCTGTCAGTTTGAAATTGGCAACTCGGCATACAGATTTTATGCATAGCTTGTTGCCAAACCTCATTGCGCTCTAAAATTTCGCAGCTATCTGTTGATACTTTCCACAAACTCATTAGTACTTCTCCGCAATAAATCATCCGTGACGACTTAAGTTATATAAGTAACTGCATAAAACATACCAGCTGCATGTCCGTTACTCAGTATAAGAAACAGCTGAAATAACAACAAAAGTCAGGAATAGCGCACCAAGGTTGCACACAGAAAACCGTTTAAGGTCTATTTTAGGGCAAGCTGTAACGACATTGTTTAATAGCACTCCAATATGGCCAAAAAACTTAGGCTATAACTTTGCATACTACTTGCATACACCATAATAAATGCTGCTTTCGAGACAGAGTCTCTTAATTTAAATGTAAATAACTCCCCCATTAAATTAACAAAAAAGACGTACGCACAAACACCAATAGTTATACGCATTCAAACAATTATCAAAATATTAACTGCAGTAGTATGAAGTTGAACCATTCACTTAATCACCAGTAAAAATTAATTGAACGGTGCAAATCGGAGTCGTTTTTTGATTACAAGATAAACAAATATAGTCATCTATTTGTTTATCAATAAGTTTAAAAATACAAATAAATTTATGTGTTTTTTACAGAAAAACTACCCGTCGCTTCCGCACTCTTTAGGCAAGTGTAAACGCAAATCGAAACTACAAACAGCAAATACCAATTGCCATATATTGAGGAAAAAATAATGAAACACCCGCAATACACAAAAACGCTATTAGCAAGCACTATTGTTGCTAGCTTCTGTATGGCTCAAACAGCCATAGCGCAAGAAACTGACAAAGCTAGTACAGAGACATCAAAAGACGTAGAAGTTGTCACTATTACTGTTGACCAACGTCAGGTCAGCTTACAAGATGCCGCATTGTCTGTTACTGCGGTAACTAGCGAACTACTTGATCAAGCGAACATAGGTGAAGCAACTCAGCTAAATGGTTTTGTTCCAGGACTACAAATAAATAAAAGTGGTGGTTCTGAACGGCATATAAGTATACGTGGTATTGGCTCTCAAACGCCGCAAAACTTTTATGCACAACCCGGTGTATCATTCCATATGGATGGCGCATACATTACCAACTCTATAGCATTAAATATGGGTTTTTTAGATGTTGAACATATAGAAATACAACGTGGACCTCAAGGAACAGCCTTTGGAGCTGCATCGACTGGTGGTACCATGAATGTCATCAGTAAAAAACCTGAATTAGAAGAGTTTACTGGCAGTGTAGAAGGTAGTTTTGGCAATTATAATTACGCCAAAGGTAAAGTTGCAGTAAACGTTCCTCTAGGTGATTCATTCGCAATACGCGGTGTGATACAAACAACTAGTCATGATGGATTTAGTCAATCAAACAGTATTGATGGTGGATATGATCTCAATGATGCAGATAACGTCAACAGTCGAATTTCAGCGTTATGGGAAGCTTCAGATGATTTATCAGTGTTACTTATTAGCCAACACTATGATGACGCAAGCAATGGTTCTGCGTTAAAAGCCCTAGATGATCCTAACGAAGACCCTAGAGTCGTATCTCAAGATTACCCAGCTAAGCTTGATATGACTATGGATATCACAACAGCCATAGTCACATGGGACCTTCCTGGGGCAACATTGAAATCTACAACTAGCTATCAAGATATGAAACATGACCAGTCTTTTGATAGTGACCGTAGTGATTTTGAAAATTTTGGTGGCTATGATCATGTCGTTTCTTGGTCTACATGGGCTGAAACCACTTTACAAGAACTATCTCTAAGTTCTAAATTGGGTGGCATGTTTGATTGGGTTGTTGGTGCTTTTTACTTAAAGTCAGAAAGCGGACAATTTGTTTTAGAATACAAAGGAACGGACATTAACGATCCGACCATTCTTTTACCTCACGATCTTGATCCAGCAGATATACCTTTCAATGTATCCTATGAAAACCTTTCTCATGTTACACGTATATCATGGGCTCCGTTTTTACAAGGTACATTAAACGTTAATGAAGACCTGCATATCACAGCTGGTATCCGTTATAACGATGATGATTACGAAGGATTATCTTCTAGTTATTACGCTGAAGCGAATTCAACAGATTTTGCTTCTGATAATTTAACAGGAAAATTAGTTGTTGATTACGCCGTAAGCCCAGAGAATATGGTTTACGCTAGTGTGTCAAAAGGTTATAAACCAGGTGGTGTGAATTCTAGTTCAGAAAATGCTTTAGTTGTCAGCACTGAAGTGCAACCAGAAACCGTACTTGCTTATGAAATAGGCTCTAAAAATCGATTTTTTAATAATGATGTGCAATTTAATATCGCAGCCTTCTATTATGAATATGAAGATATGCAGTATATTGAAGAAGACCCTATTCCGTACGCTGGCGGTACTGGCAATATCCCAAGTACCAATATTTGGGGTACTGAAATAGAAACTAGCTGGCGTTTATTAAACGACAATTTAAAACTAGGTTTAAATGCGACTTTGCTAGATGGCGAGTTTAATGAGGAGTATTTTGCTCTAGACCGCAGAGCTGCTGACGTCGCCGGAGCTGAAGCCATTGCATCTGGTGCTGCGCCATATGAATGGAGTTATGAATGGTTTTTAGCTCGTCAATCTGCAAATGTTAATGTTAGTGGTAATACGCCTCCCACTTTACCCAAATTAAGTGGTAGCGTAAATGCGACCTGGTTTGAAGAATTAGGATCTAATGGACTATTAACAGCTCGTCTAGATTATATCTACCGCAGTGAATTCCAATCCCGGATATTTAATACCCCAGTTGCTGATACTGTAGAATCGTATGGTCAGCTTAACTTTTTTATCCAGTATGAAGAGTTAGATGCCAATTGGAAACTATGGTTAACAGCCACCAATATTACAGATGAAGTTGGCATAGCCGGTCGTTTTGTTGACCCCTATGGAAGTGGTGTTGTGAGTGATGAATACATAGCCCCAAGACAAATTATCGCAAGCTTTGGATATTCATTCTAAAGACCAATAAGCATAATAAACTTCAAGCATGAATAAAACTCAATGTTTTATTCATGCTTTTTTTTTTGGATAACCTTTTTCCCTCTAATCAATACACGCTCAAGGCATATCAAATTACTTGCCGCTGCTGATCAAATAACACAAGCCATATATCACCGTATACCTCATTCAAAAAAGACTAAACTCAAAAAAAAACACCTAAGGGCCTCTTAGGTGTTTAATTTACTACTGATGTTTTAGCCGCTTACAAAGTTCTAGTGAACTAAAATTTTTATTCTTCTGTAAAATTAGCAGGTACTACTGGTGCATCACCACCTTTAACCCAAAGTAAAATTTCATTACCCCATGGGTCACTAAAAGCGGCATTAAAGCCATTAAACTCACGCCAAAAATGATCTTTCCATAATAAGTTTGCTCCCCTATCAAGAGCACGCTCTAAAATTGCTTCGATACTATCGTCTTCACTGACTAAGATCCAAACACGTGGTTTACGGCCTACTTTAGACAATTCTCTGGGTTCAACCCCTTCTTGTTTTGGATGAGGACGAGCATTCTCAGCTTTATGAATACCAATATGAAAATTACCAATAGCTGACTCAGCTCCCTTGCCGTCAATCATATTGCCTCCAGGAACCATACGATGATAAACACCATATGGTCTTGGATCATTTTCCCATCCAAAAACCTCTGCATAAAACTCGCCTGCAGCCGCAGGATCATCAGCCGCTAAATCAACAAAAATCAGTGTGTTTGGAATCGTCATAATCTCTTACCTAAAGTTTAATAAAGATTTATTATGCTGTCTTAAGGTATTAATTCTGTGCTAAATATGCATGATAACTTGTAATTACAATCACCAAGTTTAATAACTGTTTGCATGGTTGTTTCTAAATAAAAAACTTATGTTGGTAATAATTAAATGCCTCTTGACGATCGCTAAATTGGAAATGATAAACAAGGCTCGGCATTTGTTTATTCAACAATTAAAACAACCATAATGGCGAGTCCCCTCAGAAAATAGTTAACTTATCGGAGGGTGGGAAACATGTGATTGTTATTTGATCTTCAAGAAGCCTTATACATGATTTGTTTCTTTAGCCTAGGTAATTTCCATAATACATATACTGGGATGGCTAGTAACA
The sequence above is a segment of the Paraglaciecola sp. L3A3 genome. Coding sequences within it:
- a CDS encoding ABC transporter ATP-binding protein, coding for MTIHQPLNSNKSAPLVSVSAHSESLFSSSQLPTIEAKNLHLDVKLVNGSSCVLRDIDFRLYASKTLGLVGESGAGKSMLGRIISRQLPTNFTVRSGQLMFGDLDLLLMSDEEHRQLLGQRIAFIPQEPMTALNPVLTIGQQFTEHLVRIGIPLDKCNNTIIDSFNDVMLTNPQSILDKYSFQLSGGMCQRILIAMAFSSKPELVIADEATTALDPTSQAQVVRLLKKLQQKEGTAVLFVTHDMGLATHVCDDVAVLYAGEIMEKMQAKALFDSPSHPYTQALKAATPALTGELLRLQSLDGQMPGVESFSELKGCRFSSRCKLSTAECTTAVPKLLKIGSQHSVRCIKTGHIDSLSSIQSTNSNQTNLSIPVGLVTEETKAVHQTGKAFSHSPILTVNNLTKIFHSKTNQEPTTPAVSEVNLSIAAGEFIGIVGGSGSGKSTLAKLIMGLETPSSGVIQLNGKNIEADKKSWRKRISLIQMIFQDARSALNPNRKVEKLLTQAMDKSPFRKSVRKKRASELAIDVGLSELALQRYPTQLSGGQRQRVNIGRSLCDVPQILIADEIVSGLDVSVQANIMNLLLELRQEHKFALLLISHDLSVVRYLCDKIVVMHKGVFVEHGDTQQILANPQHPYTKELIASIPPTDWTKTWPSVGADSA
- a CDS encoding helix-turn-helix domain-containing protein, whose amino-acid sequence is MSLWKVSTDSCEILERNEVWQQAMHKICMPSCQFQTDSGQFHGDVSSINTPQGVEFSILSGTPMEISGKSNSQPYSFWLALLLEGDFSLKYKGEEYPAQINSIIYAPTGLDMTLSVNSDFKILYMKVPKTLIHTRLLNLNLIDVGYLPCDSGVNKVFASMLSSLSENIDDLETEMLRPIEIALSEFLVSNLIHQSGVLDFGSTAKIQHFKQICQFIDTNLADPHLALNMVAEKHKVSHRYIQKLFESRGISFVNFVRIRRLDRCRCELGHPEYRHLSVSDICFRWGFNDAGHFSRVFRSEYDITPRDYRRQQSDALTTS
- a CDS encoding TonB-dependent receptor, with protein sequence MKHPQYTKTLLASTIVASFCMAQTAIAQETDKASTETSKDVEVVTITVDQRQVSLQDAALSVTAVTSELLDQANIGEATQLNGFVPGLQINKSGGSERHISIRGIGSQTPQNFYAQPGVSFHMDGAYITNSIALNMGFLDVEHIEIQRGPQGTAFGAASTGGTMNVISKKPELEEFTGSVEGSFGNYNYAKGKVAVNVPLGDSFAIRGVIQTTSHDGFSQSNSIDGGYDLNDADNVNSRISALWEASDDLSVLLISQHYDDASNGSALKALDDPNEDPRVVSQDYPAKLDMTMDITTAIVTWDLPGATLKSTTSYQDMKHDQSFDSDRSDFENFGGYDHVVSWSTWAETTLQELSLSSKLGGMFDWVVGAFYLKSESGQFVLEYKGTDINDPTILLPHDLDPADIPFNVSYENLSHVTRISWAPFLQGTLNVNEDLHITAGIRYNDDDYEGLSSSYYAEANSTDFASDNLTGKLVVDYAVSPENMVYASVSKGYKPGGVNSSSENALVVSTEVQPETVLAYEIGSKNRFFNNDVQFNIAAFYYEYEDMQYIEEDPIPYAGGTGNIPSTNIWGTEIETSWRLLNDNLKLGLNATLLDGEFNEEYFALDRRAADVAGAEAIASGAAPYEWSYEWFLARQSANVNVSGNTPPTLPKLSGSVNATWFEELGSNGLLTARLDYIYRSEFQSRIFNTPVADTVESYGQLNFFIQYEELDANWKLWLTATNITDEVGIAGRFVDPYGSGVVSDEYIAPRQIIASFGYSF
- a CDS encoding VOC family protein; amino-acid sequence: MTIPNTLIFVDLAADDPAAAGEFYAEVFGWENDPRPYGVYHRMVPGGNMIDGKGAESAIGNFHIGIHKAENARPHPKQEGVEPRELSKVGRKPRVWILVSEDDSIEAILERALDRGANLLWKDHFWREFNGFNAAFSDPWGNEILLWVKGGDAPVVPANFTEE